In Crinalium epipsammum PCC 9333, the genomic window GCTAAGGCTAAAGTATCCTCGCCGTTGACAGCCGTAATTACAGCACAATCCAACACCTCAAGTATATAAGTAAGTAGATCTAAATTATCTTCGTTATCATCTACTGCTAAAACTAATGGTCGTTGGTCAGTAGTTTGCTTAGTGCCGCCGAGAAAAAATTCCATATCCATAACTCTGTTTAGGAAGGTCGTCAATTTGTCTGGTTATCCTCAACATTAGAGTGGACGAGGCATTCCTCAAACGGCAGAGTGGCGCTTGAAACCGACTGGCTCGTACTTGCTCAACTAGCTCTTAAATCCCAAATGGAAATTTGGAATACACCTATACACCTCAAGATAGAGGTTACTTGATTTTATAGCTATGTACAACTGATATAGATGAACTCAACCAATAATTAAATTAGTTTTAAGAATTCATTAATTTCCCGAAAAATCTACTATAGACAAACTCATTATTTCAAACTAAAACTCCGAAAAATGTCATTTTATATACTTAATTAAAAAAAAAACTGAAGGATCTTAAGTGGAACTTGAGATTGGCGCTGTTTTACAACTAAACGCGCCCGCATTAACCTGGCTTTTATATACCTTTAGGCAGTAAAATTCAGGTTTTTGTAATTGATAGGATGAACTTAGACTATTAGAAATAGTGTCGAATTCTTATGTGGTTATAGTTATATGCCTATAAATAGGTCACTCCCAACAAAAGCTCGTGAACAACTAGAGGAAGTACTTTCCCAGCGAATCCAAGCTTTGTACAGTCAAAAACTTGAGCATCAACCTAGTCATGTGAGTTGCGAGTTGTTTAATGAGCAGCTTGCAATTGTGATTGATGGGTGTCTCACGCAACCAGAAAAAATATTACTTAACAAAGGTCATTCTGAGTTAGCCCAACAAGTACGCTTAGATTTGAACAAAGTAATTCAAACTGAGATGCAACAAGTAATTGAAGATGTTCTGGGTGTAGCCGTTATTGATTTACTGAGCGATGCTACCTTAGAAACTAATCGTACTGGGCTGATTGTTATCTTAGCTAGTGCGCCTCAGAGTGGAATTGCCGCTAAATCTGTCACGGTATCCTCAGATAGTATTCAACAGAGGTAGCGACGGATTATTGCTTCCATTTCATCCAACATATAGGGCTTACTAATATAGTCGTTACATCCAGCCGTCAGAATTCTTTCTCGGTCGTCTGATCTTGCTAAGGCTGTAACTGCAACAACTGGAATATCCTTAGTGTTGGGATCTTGCTTTAATTCAGAAACTATTTGAATACCATCTATTGGATACAACATAATATCCAATAATATTAAATCTGGCTGTTCGCTACGTGCCTTATTAAGAGCCGTCTGACCATCTACAGCAGTGATCACTGAACAATTCAGTGGTTCTAATGTGTATGTCAGTAGCAACAAGTTGTCTTCATCATCGTCTACTGCCAAGATTAAGGGTGTTTTCTTCAAACAACCTATGCCTTTAGTGACCATATAAGTTGGTTCGCTATGGACGGATTGTTGTAATGTATCCATTCTATTTTCTACCGAATGTGGTACTAATGTCAGCGTCACTGCAATATCTATGCAGGCACTCCTCAAGCGGCAAGATGGCACTTGTAATCAGGATTGGCTCATAGTTATGCCCAAGGTTAGCTTATTTTTTATAAACAGAAAAATAAGCAAGCTAATGGGAATATGATTTTTTCAATCATACCTAAAAAATTTAAAAAACAAAAGAATTTATTAAGAAATTACAAGGATTGTAATTTTGTGCTACTTTAGATAGATTTTTTATTATGGTAAGATTAAAATAGATATTTAATGCTGGGAGTAGCAAGGTAGCTGATATAAGTTGGCAAAACCTACAGGCATTGAAGTTGAGCGCAGAAGTAGAGTTATTTACCTGGAATCATTGAACAGCTATCTGTAGAAACGCGCCTTGGCGCTTCTCTACAAGGGTTGAGGAATAACGCATCTTTAATTTATCGCAATGTCTAATTGCTACTCCAGCTAATTAGAGATTGGAGGGCTAATAAATGGGAATCGCTACGATCAACCCAGCCACAGGGGAAACGCTCAAAACTTTTGAGCCTTTGACGGATGTGGAAATTGCAGCCAAGCTAGGACAGGCGCAGCAAGCGTTTGAGGATTACCGTAAGATATCCATAGCTGAAAAAGCAAAGTGGATGAATAAGGCGGCGGAAATTTTAGAGGCGCAACGCGATCGCATGGCTGCAATTATGACCCTAGAAATGGGTAAGCCGATCAAAGGTGCGATCGCAGAAATAGATAAATGTGCTGCTGTATGTCGCTACTACGCAGAAAACGCAGCTAAGTTTCTCGCAGATGTAGCAGTTGAAACTGATGCTAGTAATAGTTTTGTACGTTATCAACCTTTGGGGATAATTTTGGCAGTGATGCCTTGGAATTTTCCTTTCTGGCAAGTATTTCGCTTTGCTGCACCTGGGTTAATGGCAGGTAATGTGGGAATACTGAAACACG contains:
- a CDS encoding DUF2294 domain-containing protein; its protein translation is MPINRSLPTKAREQLEEVLSQRIQALYSQKLEHQPSHVSCELFNEQLAIVIDGCLTQPEKILLNKGHSELAQQVRLDLNKVIQTEMQQVIEDVLGVAVIDLLSDATLETNRTGLIVILASAPQSGIAAKSVTVSSDSIQQR
- a CDS encoding response regulator, whose translation is MPSCRLRSACIDIAVTLTLVPHSVENRMDTLQQSVHSEPTYMVTKGIGCLKKTPLILAVDDDEDNLLLLTYTLEPLNCSVITAVDGQTALNKARSEQPDLILLDIMLYPIDGIQIVSELKQDPNTKDIPVVAVTALARSDDRERILTAGCNDYISKPYMLDEMEAIIRRYLC